The following are encoded together in the Scomber japonicus isolate fScoJap1 chromosome 20, fScoJap1.pri, whole genome shotgun sequence genome:
- the LOC128381645 gene encoding glycylpeptide N-tetradecanoyltransferase 2-like, with product MTDSNSFDKKQEEADGGSVKEGKKKQKKQNTWRPQGPRDPFEMLDSLPEKKQQEIQRALHLFSLGSTLPKTLQQAKKHTYAFWDTQPVPKLGDSITTHGQIVAAEASVRKEPYSLPQGFSWDTLDLTSPTVLQELCTLLNNNYMEDDDNTIRFDFSVEYLQWVLQPPNWLAEWHCGVRVDTNKKLVGFIAAVPADVRMYETEKRMVQVKLLCVHKKLRLKRMTPVLIRELTRRVNQQDLYQAVYTAPLVLPTPVSSCRYWHRPLNFRKLMEVNYPGLRQDMTLQRALKVHRLPEVTKTSRLRPMTKEDVKGIHSLLQENLSKFKLSPILSLLEVEHLLLPRENAIDTYVVEGDDGTLTDVVSFYSISSKVLNHPVHTELRASYLLYIAPTATNLVDLMEDMLVLAKSNGVDIFIALDVMDNKSFLEKLKFSISDKSLHYYLYNWMCPNMSPEEVGLVLPN from the exons ATGACTGACTCAAACTCATT CGATAAGAAGCAGGAAGAAGCTGATGGTGGCAGTGTAAAGGAGGGTAAGAAGAAgcaaaagaagcaaaatacatGGAGACCACAGGGGCCCAGAGACCCATTCGAAATG CTGGACTCTCTGCCAGaaaagaagcagcaggagaTCCAAAGAGCCCTCCACCTCTTCTCCTTGGGCTCAACTCTACCTAAAACCCTGCAGCAGGCGAAGAAACACACATACGCCTTCTGGGATACACAGCCTGTCCCCAAACTGG GTGACAGTATAACAACTCATGGCCAAATAGTAGCGGCTGAAGCCAGTGTCCGTAAGGAGCCCTATTCTCTACCTCAGGGTTTTTCATGGGACACTCTGGACCTGACAAGCCCTACAGTG CTGCAAGAGCTATGCACACTACTGAATAACAACTACATGGAAGATGATGACAACACCATCAGATTTGACTTCTCTGTTGAGTATCTGCAATG GGTTTTGCAGCCTCCAAACTGGCTGGCCGAGTGGCACTGTGGTGTGAGAGTAGACACCAATAAGAAGTTAGTGGGCTTCATTGCTGCAGTTCCTGCAGACGTCCGCATGTATGAAAC GGAGAAGCGGATGGTTCAGGTCAAACTCCTGTGTGTTCATAAGAAGCTGCGCCTCAAGCGGATGACTCCAGTTCTGATCCGAGAGCTCACTAGACGGGTTAACCAGCAGGACCTCTACCAGGCTGTCTATACAGCTCCCTTAGTGCTGCCCACACCAGTGAGCTCCTGCAG ATACTGGCATCGACCTCTGAATTTCCGTAAGCTGATGGAGGTCAACTATCCAGGTCTCAGACAAGACATGACCCTGCAGAGAGCTCTCAAAGTCCACCGCCTCCCTGAG GTAACAAAGACGTCTCGCTTACGCCCTATGACCAAAGAAGATGTTAAGGGGATACACTCACTTCTCCAGGAGAACCTCAGCAAGTTTAAACTCAGCCCCATCTTATCTCTGCTGGAAGTAGAGCACTTGCTATTGCCAAGGGAGAATGCCATTGACACCTATGTGGTGGAG GGTGATGATGGTACACTGACAGATGTGGTGAGCTTCTACAGCATCTCCTCCAAGGTGCTGAATCACCCGGTCCACACCGAACTGAGAGCATCTTATCTCCTTTACATTGCGCCGACTGCCACAAACCTGGTGGACCTCATGGAGGACATGTTGGTCCTAGCGAAATCT AATGGTGTTGACATCTTCATTGCTCTCGATGTGATGGATAACAAGAGTTTCCTGGAGAAGCTTAAGTTCAGCATCAGTGACAAGAGCCTGCATTACTACCTGTACAACTGGATGTGTCCTAACATGAGTCCAGAGGAG gTGGGCTTGGTGTTACCTAACTAA